A window of the Nocardia sp. NBC_01329 genome harbors these coding sequences:
- a CDS encoding enoyl-CoA hydratase/isomerase family protein, with product MADLEYSVEDGIGTIVLNRPHMKNAFTFAMVDQWAEVLRSARTDPDVRVVVVTGAGDAFCSGVDLEEFNAKIKDPYDLKSLLHDRIHRVAYALEDLDKPVIAAVNGAAVGAGMDMALMCDIRLVAGSARLSQGYIRVGLVPGDGGCYYLPRLVGMAKALELMWTGDFIDAEEAARIGITDHIYADEDFREAWQGFARRIAAQPPINVQMIKRAAHQSARADVRTALDLISSHMGVVHSTHDSAEAMAAFRDRRPPVFRGR from the coding sequence ATGGCGGACCTGGAATATTCTGTCGAAGACGGAATCGGCACCATCGTGCTGAACCGTCCACACATGAAGAACGCATTCACCTTCGCGATGGTCGATCAATGGGCCGAGGTACTGCGATCGGCACGAACCGACCCCGACGTTCGGGTCGTCGTCGTCACCGGCGCAGGTGACGCATTCTGCTCCGGCGTCGACCTCGAGGAGTTCAACGCGAAGATCAAAGATCCCTACGACCTCAAATCACTGCTCCACGATCGCATCCACCGAGTGGCCTACGCCCTCGAGGACCTCGACAAACCGGTGATCGCCGCTGTGAACGGAGCAGCCGTGGGCGCGGGCATGGACATGGCATTGATGTGCGATATCCGTCTGGTCGCCGGGTCGGCGCGACTGTCCCAGGGCTACATCCGGGTCGGACTCGTGCCCGGAGACGGCGGCTGCTACTACCTTCCACGACTGGTCGGAATGGCCAAAGCACTCGAACTGATGTGGACCGGCGACTTCATCGACGCCGAAGAAGCCGCCCGCATAGGTATCACCGACCACATCTACGCCGATGAGGATTTCCGCGAGGCCTGGCAGGGCTTCGCGCGGCGAATCGCGGCACAACCTCCCATCAATGTGCAGATGATCAAACGCGCAGCCCACCAGTCGGCGCGTGCCGATGTCCGCACGGCCCTCGACCTCATCTCCTCACATATGGGCGTCGTCCACAGCACCCACGATTCCGCCGAAGCGATGGCGGCGTTCCGTGATCGCCGTCCACCGGTGTTCCGGGGACGCTGA
- a CDS encoding enoyl-CoA hydratase/isomerase family protein, whose amino-acid sequence MTAEPIAATDVTDAVLVTRSGTTATVILNRPSRKNAMDQQGWRSLQNAVENLAEDDTVRAVIVTGALGNFCAGADIGSGARDEHPNVRMRRITHVALALNELPKPVIAKVEGVAVGAGMNLALACDFVVAAESARFSQIFTKRGLSLDFGGSWLLPRLIGLQQAKRLALLAEMISAEQAQELGLVTWVRSADALGSFTAELAERLAALPPIAVAQSKALLNQGAGQTLREALDNEARAQAVNLATADVPAAYRAFLNKSEAPVYTGRWAVR is encoded by the coding sequence ATGACAGCAGAACCGATAGCGGCTACCGACGTGACCGACGCGGTACTCGTAACCCGCAGCGGTACGACAGCGACGGTGATCCTCAACCGGCCCAGCCGCAAGAACGCGATGGACCAGCAGGGCTGGCGCTCGTTGCAGAACGCGGTGGAGAACCTGGCCGAAGACGACACGGTCCGGGCCGTCATCGTGACCGGGGCCCTCGGAAACTTCTGCGCCGGAGCCGATATCGGTAGCGGCGCTCGCGACGAGCACCCCAACGTACGGATGCGCCGGATCACCCACGTGGCACTGGCCTTGAACGAACTCCCGAAACCAGTGATCGCGAAAGTCGAAGGCGTCGCGGTAGGTGCCGGTATGAACCTCGCGCTCGCCTGTGACTTCGTCGTGGCGGCGGAATCGGCCAGGTTCTCGCAGATTTTCACCAAGCGTGGCCTGTCGCTGGACTTCGGGGGATCTTGGCTGCTGCCCCGACTCATCGGGCTACAGCAAGCCAAGCGACTTGCCTTGCTCGCCGAGATGATCAGCGCCGAGCAAGCCCAGGAGCTGGGGCTGGTGACCTGGGTGCGGTCGGCCGATGCCCTCGGGAGTTTCACCGCGGAGTTGGCCGAGCGGCTCGCGGCGCTCCCGCCGATCGCGGTCGCTCAATCGAAGGCGTTGCTGAATCAGGGCGCCGGTCAGACCTTGCGCGAGGCCCTCGACAACGAGGCGCGCGCGCAGGCGGTGAATCTGGCGACGGCGGACGTCCCGGCCGCGTACCGCGCATTCCTGAACAAGTCCGAAGCACCGGTCTATACCGGCCGGTGGGCGGTGCGTTGA
- a CDS encoding acyl-CoA dehydrogenase family protein: MDLWNLNPVALPPEHEDLRGNVRTFLAEEIAMGRITPRCDQWLGGWDPAFSRRLGESGWVGMTFPTKYGGSGKGALARFVVTEELLAAGAPVAAHWIADRQTGPGLLRFGSAEQKEAFLPLIAQGQYYFAAGMSEPDTGSDLASVRTSGRRIDGGWRVSGTKVWTSGAHLAQAMVVLARTEPRSSDRHAGLTQFIIELPDPNVQIRPIRLLTGEHHFNEVVLDDVFVPDTRVLGEPGSGWKQVTSELAMERSGPERILSTFPLLAAATDYLAENSSRIDMARFGAVVARIWALRQMSLAVAGRLEVGAAPAAEAATVKDLGTRFETVVIDTVRLLTELEPDSGSDQEIPRMLAESILHSPGFTLRGGTNEILRGVVARQLGVR, from the coding sequence ATGGATCTGTGGAATCTGAACCCCGTGGCACTTCCACCGGAGCACGAAGACCTGCGCGGGAACGTGCGTACGTTCCTGGCAGAAGAGATCGCCATGGGCCGGATCACGCCACGTTGCGATCAATGGCTCGGCGGCTGGGACCCGGCATTCAGTCGTAGGTTGGGTGAAAGCGGCTGGGTCGGCATGACTTTCCCCACGAAGTACGGCGGATCGGGAAAGGGCGCCCTGGCTCGGTTCGTGGTCACCGAGGAGCTACTCGCCGCCGGCGCACCGGTGGCCGCACACTGGATCGCCGACAGGCAAACCGGGCCCGGATTGCTGAGGTTCGGTTCCGCTGAACAAAAAGAGGCCTTTCTCCCCCTGATCGCCCAGGGGCAGTACTACTTCGCCGCGGGAATGAGCGAGCCCGACACCGGCTCGGATCTGGCGTCGGTTCGTACCAGCGGCCGCCGAATCGATGGCGGTTGGCGTGTCAGCGGGACGAAGGTGTGGACCAGCGGCGCCCACCTCGCGCAGGCCATGGTTGTGCTCGCCCGCACCGAACCCCGCTCGAGCGACCGGCACGCCGGCTTGACGCAGTTCATCATCGAGCTGCCCGACCCGAATGTGCAGATACGCCCGATCCGTCTACTCACCGGCGAACACCATTTCAACGAGGTCGTCCTGGACGACGTTTTCGTCCCCGATACGCGCGTGCTCGGCGAACCCGGTTCCGGGTGGAAGCAGGTCACCAGCGAACTGGCCATGGAACGCAGCGGCCCCGAGCGGATCCTGTCGACCTTTCCCTTACTGGCCGCCGCAACGGATTACCTGGCCGAGAACAGCAGCCGAATCGATATGGCCCGGTTCGGTGCTGTGGTCGCCCGGATCTGGGCCTTGCGCCAGATGTCGTTGGCGGTGGCCGGTCGACTAGAGGTCGGCGCGGCACCGGCCGCGGAAGCCGCGACGGTGAAGGACCTCGGGACCCGTTTCGAGACCGTGGTCATCGACACCGTTCGACTGCTCACCGAACTAGAGCCCGACTCGGGCTCGGACCAGGAGATCCCCCGAATGCTGGCCGAATCAATACTGCACAGCCCCGGCTTCACACTCCGAGGCGGTACCAACGAAATCCTCCGAGGTGTCGTCGCCAGGCAATTGGGAGTGCGGTGA
- a CDS encoding acyl-CoA dehydrogenase family protein: protein MNDIIAELEAAVGEACAKHGGTDSVSASSTGGWNPRLWAALEQIGVTAISVAEEHGGSGGDISTAVAVLEVLGQHSVGVPLAETALLAGWLLADCGAVLPSGPMTACLAGSDLRLERKDDNLSVHGTVARVPWARCVDHVVVLGAGRVVLLHRDDFRVREGTNLAGEPRDDISIATSVPLVRVHDVTVESGISDRGFRTRAALARAAHIAGAARRALELAVTYAGEREQFGRPIAGFQAVQQHLAAMAGEVLLAKVAVEAAALALDTEDDPDVAVAAAKAVAGQVAGLVSSLAHQVHGAIGFTDEHPLHYSTTRLWAWRDEAGNENYWSTELGRRAVSAGSHGLWPLLVGKRSHSARR, encoded by the coding sequence GTGAACGACATCATCGCGGAACTCGAGGCTGCCGTCGGTGAGGCGTGCGCGAAACACGGTGGTACCGACTCGGTGTCCGCATCTTCGACCGGTGGTTGGAACCCCCGGCTGTGGGCGGCTTTGGAACAGATCGGCGTGACCGCCATATCGGTCGCCGAAGAACACGGCGGTAGCGGCGGCGACATCTCTACCGCCGTGGCCGTGCTGGAAGTACTGGGTCAGCACTCGGTCGGTGTGCCGTTGGCCGAAACCGCGTTGCTGGCCGGTTGGCTCCTCGCCGACTGCGGCGCGGTGCTGCCATCCGGTCCGATGACCGCCTGCCTCGCCGGTTCTGATCTGCGACTCGAGCGCAAAGACGACAATCTGTCCGTGCACGGAACAGTCGCGCGGGTCCCCTGGGCTCGCTGCGTCGACCACGTTGTCGTACTCGGCGCCGGCCGAGTGGTCTTGTTGCACCGCGACGACTTCCGTGTTCGCGAAGGAACCAACCTCGCCGGTGAGCCACGCGACGATATATCGATCGCCACCTCCGTCCCGCTCGTCCGGGTACACGATGTCACTGTGGAGTCCGGGATCTCGGATCGGGGATTTCGCACCCGCGCCGCGCTCGCCCGCGCGGCGCATATCGCCGGCGCTGCCCGCCGCGCCCTGGAACTCGCTGTCACCTACGCGGGCGAGCGCGAACAGTTCGGCAGGCCGATCGCGGGGTTTCAGGCCGTTCAACAGCATCTCGCCGCCATGGCCGGTGAAGTACTCCTGGCCAAGGTCGCAGTCGAGGCAGCGGCACTCGCTCTCGACACCGAGGACGATCCGGACGTGGCTGTCGCTGCGGCGAAGGCCGTCGCGGGCCAGGTAGCCGGCCTGGTGAGTTCGCTGGCACATCAGGTCCATGGGGCCATCGGATTCACTGATGAGCATCCACTGCACTACAGCACCACCCGGTTGTGGGCCTGGCGGGATGAGGCGGGCAACGAGAACTATTGGTCGACCGAGTTGGGCCGCCGCGCAGTATCCGCAGGATCCCATGGCTTGTGGCCGCTGCTCGTCGGAAAGCGATCTCATTCGGCGAGGCGCTGA
- a CDS encoding MaoC family dehydratase — MRVFESVDDLLAARGEEVGSSDWLTVTQEQIDRFADATFDHQWIHVDPVRAAEGPFGTPIAHGYLTLSLLPHLMAQISRIENAEMRINYGLNKVRFPRPVPVGSRVRASSTILDVDVREQHVQVVTQVTVEIEGESKPACVAETVARIVLGRR, encoded by the coding sequence ATGCGGGTATTCGAAAGTGTCGACGATCTTCTCGCGGCGCGCGGCGAGGAGGTCGGATCCAGTGACTGGCTGACCGTAACTCAGGAGCAGATCGATCGGTTCGCCGATGCGACTTTCGATCATCAGTGGATCCATGTGGACCCGGTGCGTGCGGCCGAGGGCCCGTTCGGGACGCCGATCGCGCACGGGTACCTTACCCTGAGCCTGCTACCTCATCTAATGGCGCAGATCTCCCGTATCGAGAATGCCGAAATGCGAATCAACTACGGCTTGAACAAGGTTCGTTTCCCGCGGCCTGTCCCCGTGGGATCCCGCGTTCGGGCGAGCTCGACGATTCTCGACGTCGACGTGCGGGAGCAGCACGTACAAGTGGTTACGCAGGTCACCGTCGAAATAGAAGGAGAAAGCAAGCCGGCATGCGTGGCCGAGACGGTGGCTCGCATCGTACTGGGGCGCCGATAG
- the fabG gene encoding 3-oxoacyl-ACP reductase FabG, with protein MTGTQRTAIVTGAARGIGAAIALRLARDGFAVGIVDLHADQCAQTVAAIEEIGGRAVAAGADVSRPDQAADAVEHINDQLGGALVLINNAGVTRDNLLFKMTDDDWDSVMEVHLRGSFLMARAAQRCMVDAGWGRIVNISSTSALGSRGQVNYSAAKAGLQGFTKSLSVELGKFGITANAVAPGFVVTDMTRASAERIGISFEEQVEKAVARLAVGRPGRPEDVANAVSYFVSDEAEFVSGQVLYVAGGPRG; from the coding sequence ATGACAGGGACCCAACGGACGGCTATCGTGACCGGCGCGGCCCGCGGCATCGGCGCCGCCATTGCCCTACGCCTGGCCCGGGACGGTTTCGCGGTTGGCATCGTAGATCTCCACGCCGACCAGTGCGCCCAGACGGTGGCGGCCATCGAGGAGATCGGCGGTCGTGCTGTCGCAGCCGGGGCCGATGTCAGCCGGCCCGATCAAGCCGCCGACGCGGTCGAGCACATCAACGACCAGCTCGGTGGTGCCCTCGTGCTGATCAACAACGCCGGTGTCACGCGCGACAATCTGCTGTTCAAGATGACCGACGACGATTGGGACAGTGTCATGGAGGTCCATCTGCGCGGATCTTTCCTGATGGCCCGCGCCGCTCAGCGCTGCATGGTCGACGCCGGCTGGGGCCGGATTGTCAATATCTCCAGTACCTCTGCTCTCGGCAGCCGGGGCCAGGTCAACTACTCTGCCGCCAAAGCGGGCCTACAGGGCTTCACCAAGTCCCTCTCGGTCGAGTTGGGCAAGTTCGGTATCACTGCCAACGCTGTCGCTCCGGGATTCGTCGTCACCGATATGACCCGTGCTTCTGCGGAAAGGATCGGGATTTCTTTCGAGGAACAGGTCGAGAAGGCAGTGGCACGCCTCGCAGTCGGTCGGCCGGGGCGGCCGGAAGACGTTGCCAACGCGGTGTCCTACTTCGTCAGCGACGAAGCGGAATTCGTCTCCGGGCAGGTGCTCTACGTCGCCGGCGGACCCCGCGGATGA
- a CDS encoding crotonase/enoyl-CoA hydratase family protein, with protein sequence MSSVFLECADKIAVITIDRPKERNAVNLDVANGIAAAIDEFEKRKDLSVAILTGAGGTFCAGLDLKAFTRGEIPIIPGRGFGGLTESPPAKPLIAAVEGWALAGGFELALSADLIVAARDAKFGLPEVKRGLVAGAGGLLRLPKVLPYQLAMQLALTGDPLTAETAHAHGMVNVLTESGLALAGARELAAKLAANGPLAIRTSKQIVSMAVDYTSADAFAAQQALVEPVLSSADAMEGARAFSEKRAPVWTGE encoded by the coding sequence ATGAGCAGCGTATTCCTCGAGTGTGCGGACAAGATCGCCGTGATCACGATCGACCGCCCGAAAGAGCGCAACGCCGTGAACCTCGATGTAGCCAACGGCATCGCCGCCGCAATCGATGAGTTCGAAAAACGAAAAGACCTCAGCGTGGCAATCCTCACCGGCGCGGGTGGAACATTCTGCGCCGGCCTGGACCTAAAAGCCTTCACGCGCGGTGAAATTCCCATAATTCCGGGACGAGGTTTCGGTGGCCTGACCGAGAGTCCGCCTGCCAAACCGTTGATTGCCGCGGTCGAGGGATGGGCACTCGCCGGCGGCTTCGAACTCGCGTTGAGTGCTGATCTCATAGTCGCTGCCCGGGACGCGAAATTCGGCTTGCCAGAGGTAAAACGTGGCCTGGTTGCCGGCGCCGGAGGCCTGCTCCGGCTGCCGAAGGTGCTTCCGTACCAGCTGGCCATGCAACTCGCGCTGACCGGTGATCCACTGACCGCCGAAACGGCCCACGCACATGGGATGGTCAATGTCCTCACCGAGTCCGGGCTCGCACTCGCCGGGGCACGAGAGTTAGCGGCGAAACTGGCCGCCAATGGACCGCTCGCCATACGCACGAGCAAGCAGATCGTATCGATGGCAGTCGACTACACCAGCGCAGATGCGTTCGCTGCCCAGCAGGCCTTGGTAGAACCTGTCCTGAGCTCCGCCGATGCCATGGAAGGTGCCCGGGCGTTCAGCGAGAAGCGAGCCCCGGTCTGGACCGGGGAATAA
- a CDS encoding TetR/AcrR family transcriptional regulator, with the protein MSKLDPKKQASAREILDAAAKAFSERGYAATSIDDVADLLGATKGRIYHYFRTKGDLFVGIHHQALEWALEAVGPVAERDDIGPRDKLHAMVQQHAMHLMNRHTYMGPAQHQIEMGLASEGRHKEEAIAQIRAMRRQFEEYYVEVIKDGIAAGVFRDADANILVKAVLGTVNWMHVWFQADGPRDSAAERERIAAEIAEYSVRGVIA; encoded by the coding sequence ATGAGCAAACTGGATCCCAAGAAGCAAGCGAGTGCCAGGGAGATCTTGGACGCCGCGGCGAAGGCATTCTCGGAGCGTGGGTACGCGGCAACCTCGATCGACGATGTGGCGGATTTGCTCGGGGCCACCAAGGGGCGCATCTACCACTATTTTCGGACAAAAGGCGATTTATTCGTCGGGATCCATCATCAAGCGCTGGAGTGGGCGTTGGAGGCAGTGGGGCCCGTAGCCGAGCGGGATGATATCGGTCCGAGAGATAAGCTGCATGCGATGGTGCAGCAGCACGCGATGCACCTCATGAACAGACACACTTACATGGGTCCGGCGCAACATCAGATCGAGATGGGCCTGGCCAGCGAAGGCCGTCACAAAGAGGAGGCGATCGCGCAGATCCGCGCGATGCGACGGCAGTTCGAGGAATATTATGTGGAGGTGATCAAGGACGGTATCGCGGCCGGTGTGTTTCGCGACGCCGACGCGAACATTCTCGTGAAGGCTGTCCTGGGAACGGTGAATTGGATGCACGTCTGGTTCCAGGCGGATGGGCCGCGGGACTCGGCGGCTGAGCGGGAGCGGATTGCCGCGGAAATTGCCGAGTATTCTGTTCGGGGAGTAATCGCTTGA
- a CDS encoding alpha/beta fold hydrolase, which produces MERPGLGSSTWVPGRTLLDWAEDVRQLDLAELATVGFSQGAPFALACAARGLTSAVAIVSGGDELAHPESALPPDVRQLVDSVAADPAGAEVEFASFGNAETLWRLSIDGSPEVDREIYLQPQFAKAFRRALEAGFAQGSAGYAHDTVLHFARWPFRVEDLTSRVHLWYGGLDGNPTHSPDHGATLAARIPNVVRHYLPDAGGALLWTNAREILAELLAR; this is translated from the coding sequence GTGGAACGGCCCGGTCTCGGTAGTTCCACATGGGTACCCGGGCGCACGCTTCTCGACTGGGCCGAGGACGTCCGCCAACTCGACCTCGCGGAGCTCGCGACCGTAGGGTTCTCGCAAGGCGCGCCGTTCGCTCTCGCCTGCGCTGCGCGCGGGCTTACTTCGGCGGTAGCGATCGTGTCGGGAGGCGACGAGCTCGCTCATCCGGAATCGGCCCTGCCCCCCGATGTGCGACAACTGGTCGATTCGGTAGCCGCCGACCCTGCCGGGGCCGAGGTCGAATTCGCAAGCTTCGGAAATGCCGAGACATTGTGGCGGCTGAGCATCGATGGCAGTCCCGAGGTGGACCGTGAGATCTACCTGCAACCGCAGTTCGCGAAGGCTTTCCGTCGTGCGCTGGAGGCGGGCTTCGCTCAGGGCTCGGCCGGCTATGCGCACGACACGGTTCTGCACTTCGCGCGCTGGCCCTTCCGGGTCGAGGATCTGACCAGCCGCGTGCATCTGTGGTACGGCGGCCTGGACGGCAACCCGACCCACTCTCCGGACCACGGTGCCACCCTTGCTGCTCGAATCCCGAACGTCGTCCGGCATTATCTGCCTGACGCCGGCGGTGCGTTGCTATGGACCAACGCACGTGAAATCCTGGCCGAGCTCCTCGCGCGATAG
- a CDS encoding enoyl-CoA hydratase/isomerase family protein, giving the protein MDYSSLGPGLLVEADGPLRIVTMNRPEDLNSFDDGLHTAMRRVWELLVDDEDARAVVLTGAGRAFSAGGHVPNFIRNHNDLAARRRDIREGERLARAMLSCELPVVAAVNGPAVGLGCSLATMSDFVVMAEDTFMSDPHVAIGLVAGDGGAVTWPWLTSMLTAKEFILLGDRLPAADAARLGLCNRVVPADEVLDTAKAIAHRFATLPAQSTRDTKRALNMHLLDSANTVLNFALAAEYESFGTEDIKTRVAEFTAKATRRADSTPQAEKSL; this is encoded by the coding sequence ATGGACTACTCGAGCTTGGGGCCCGGTTTGCTGGTGGAGGCGGACGGGCCGTTGCGGATTGTGACAATGAACCGGCCCGAGGATCTCAACTCCTTCGATGACGGGTTACATACGGCGATGCGGCGCGTGTGGGAGTTGCTGGTGGACGACGAGGACGCGCGGGCCGTAGTCCTGACCGGAGCCGGCCGGGCGTTCAGCGCCGGCGGCCACGTGCCGAACTTCATCCGTAACCACAACGACCTGGCGGCGCGGCGGCGAGATATCCGCGAAGGCGAGCGGCTGGCCCGCGCGATGCTGTCGTGTGAATTGCCGGTGGTGGCAGCAGTCAACGGCCCCGCGGTGGGGTTGGGCTGCAGTCTGGCAACCATGTCGGACTTCGTGGTGATGGCCGAGGATACGTTCATGAGTGATCCACATGTGGCCATCGGCCTGGTAGCCGGCGACGGAGGTGCCGTCACTTGGCCCTGGCTCACCAGCATGCTCACCGCCAAGGAGTTCATCCTGCTCGGCGACCGCTTGCCCGCAGCCGACGCCGCACGGCTGGGACTCTGCAACCGCGTCGTGCCCGCCGACGAGGTGCTCGACACCGCCAAAGCCATCGCGCACCGCTTCGCCACGCTACCGGCTCAGTCCACACGCGACACCAAGCGCGCACTCAACATGCACCTACTCGACTCGGCGAACACCGTCCTCAACTTCGCTCTCGCCGCGGAATACGAATCCTTCGGCACCGAGGACATCAAGACCCGCGTCGCCGAATTCACCGCCAAGGCCACCCGCCGGGCCGACTCCACTCCCCAGGCCGAAAAGTCCTTGTAA
- a CDS encoding MFS transporter, with translation MPKWLAALFAASFVFYTDDYVIAGVLPEIARDLGVSQAAAGQLITVFAVTVALVAPIAAVVAARAPRRLLLVANLCAFVAANAAAAGTSSFTVLLILRVAAAAAAAVATPALFATAVQRAPAAKVGRYVAVVALGVTGSIAVGVPIGTWIGGMFGWRAVFATMAVCGLLALAGLLITLPRGIFGGPAPDWRAQLRSLGRRPVTFGLLANMSLMTGSMMMLTYLAPFLTDVAGAAVDARALSFGLAGIAGTLGMWAGGTMTDRHGPDRALLIGMSAIAGSMAILWLLWGMRPVPMTAVLPVLAVWGAAAFWNSPAIQARLATLSGPLAPQALALNTSGTYLGVSLGGLLGGLALTTWGSGALPPLAVACTVLALVLLSNASEPARRTPARK, from the coding sequence ATGCCCAAGTGGTTGGCGGCGCTGTTCGCCGCCTCGTTCGTGTTCTATACCGACGACTATGTGATCGCCGGTGTCCTGCCCGAGATCGCCCGCGATCTCGGCGTGAGCCAAGCCGCCGCCGGTCAGCTCATCACCGTGTTCGCCGTCACCGTCGCCCTGGTGGCGCCGATCGCCGCCGTCGTCGCGGCCCGCGCGCCTCGACGCCTGCTGCTGGTGGCGAACCTGTGCGCGTTCGTCGCTGCCAATGCGGCCGCGGCGGGTACATCGTCGTTCACCGTGCTGTTGATCCTGCGCGTCGCCGCAGCGGCAGCCGCCGCGGTCGCGACCCCGGCGCTGTTCGCCACCGCGGTCCAGCGGGCGCCCGCCGCGAAGGTCGGCCGCTATGTCGCGGTGGTGGCGCTGGGCGTCACCGGGTCCATCGCGGTCGGTGTGCCGATCGGCACCTGGATCGGTGGCATGTTCGGCTGGCGCGCGGTATTCGCCACCATGGCGGTGTGCGGCCTGCTCGCCCTCGCCGGTCTGCTGATCACGCTGCCGCGCGGGATATTCGGCGGTCCCGCGCCCGACTGGCGGGCCCAGCTACGCAGCCTGGGACGACGACCGGTGACCTTCGGTCTGCTGGCCAACATGTCGCTGATGACCGGCTCGATGATGATGCTCACCTACCTCGCGCCGTTCCTCACCGATGTCGCCGGAGCGGCTGTGGACGCCCGCGCCCTCTCCTTCGGACTGGCCGGTATCGCGGGCACCCTCGGCATGTGGGCCGGCGGCACGATGACCGACCGGCACGGCCCGGACCGTGCCCTGCTGATCGGTATGAGCGCCATCGCCGGGTCCATGGCCATCCTGTGGCTGCTGTGGGGCATGCGCCCGGTCCCGATGACGGCCGTGCTGCCTGTCCTCGCCGTGTGGGGTGCGGCCGCCTTCTGGAACTCACCCGCGATCCAAGCCCGGCTCGCCACCCTGTCCGGCCCCCTCGCCCCACAGGCGCTGGCGCTCAACACCTCCGGCACCTATCTGGGTGTCTCCCTCGGCGGTCTGCTCGGCGGTCTCGCCCTGACCACGTGGGGTTCGGGCGCACTGCCACCGCTCGCGGTCGCCTGCACCGTTCTCGCGCTGGTACTGCTGTCCAACGCGAGCGAACCCGCCCGTAGAACACCGGCCCGCAAGTAG
- a CDS encoding ABC transporter permease: MTIDSEHEITSTPPRATGRHSRGDTRSPSRRTLRQIIGAPVTRYSGLLLLAIFVAFFSIQLPSVFPTLATFNSIVGDQSVTMILALGVLVTFAVGQFDLSAAQNLGMCAVLCSSLMVHQNMSPVLAVLLTLVAGVLVGLVNAVFVAVIGINSLIATLGMSSVLLAITELVSNFQFIGPVPDGFRSVANHQVLGIPLIALYALVLAVLVWYVLEHTPIGRRAYAVGANPDASRLAGVRAGRYVFGAFVVTGAFAAVAGVLVTAKIGNVAPTLGPAYMLPCFAACFLGTTQVKVGRFNVAGAVIALLLLATGVKGLQLMGSQLWVTDLFNGLALLVAVSAAVLSSKRSPRAKR; this comes from the coding sequence ATGACCATCGACTCCGAACACGAGATCACCAGCACCCCGCCCAGAGCGACCGGGCGCCACAGCCGTGGTGACACAAGGTCGCCATCGCGCCGGACACTGCGGCAGATCATCGGTGCACCGGTTACCCGGTACAGCGGATTGCTGCTGTTGGCGATCTTCGTCGCCTTCTTCTCGATCCAACTGCCTTCGGTGTTCCCGACCCTGGCGACGTTCAACAGCATCGTCGGCGACCAGTCGGTCACGATGATTCTCGCGCTGGGCGTGCTGGTGACTTTCGCTGTCGGTCAATTCGATCTATCGGCAGCCCAGAACCTGGGTATGTGTGCTGTGCTCTGTAGCTCACTGATGGTTCATCAGAATATGAGCCCTGTCCTGGCGGTGCTGTTGACCCTGGTGGCCGGGGTTCTGGTCGGACTGGTCAACGCGGTTTTCGTGGCGGTCATCGGTATCAACAGTCTCATCGCGACGCTGGGTATGAGCTCGGTGTTGTTGGCGATCACCGAACTCGTCTCGAATTTCCAGTTCATCGGGCCGGTGCCGGACGGCTTTCGAAGTGTCGCGAACCACCAGGTCCTCGGCATCCCCCTCATCGCCCTGTACGCGCTCGTCCTCGCCGTGCTGGTGTGGTACGTCCTCGAACACACGCCCATCGGACGTCGCGCCTACGCGGTGGGGGCGAATCCGGACGCATCCCGGCTGGCCGGTGTCCGTGCCGGCCGATACGTGTTCGGGGCATTCGTGGTGACGGGTGCATTCGCCGCGGTCGCCGGAGTGCTCGTCACCGCGAAGATCGGGAACGTGGCCCCTACTCTCGGCCCCGCTTACATGCTGCCGTGCTTCGCCGCCTGTTTCCTCGGCACGACCCAGGTCAAAGTGGGTCGATTCAACGTCGCGGGCGCGGTTATCGCGCTGTTGCTGCTGGCAACCGGTGTCAAGGGCCTGCAACTGATGGGCAGCCAGCTGTGGGTCACAGACCTTTTCAACGGTCTCGCGCTGCTCGTTGCCGTGAGCGCTGCGGTGCTGAGCAGCAAGCGCAGTCCTCGGGCGAAGCGGTAA